A single Cryptococcus deuterogattii R265 chromosome 2, complete sequence DNA region contains:
- a CDS encoding essential nuclear protein 1, protein MPRVIKPSKPRHDPLHLELEGDEAIRKFGRVAKPGKRKAKKDEADEDEPRAEDSRMSKKILDLARDQQEEIARELGQDDDWEDEEEGEAEPSRRPRDIAQIASDDDEEEEFSDGEISGGEEYAELHIDPADHATLDALNRGSGTVPMGQDQGEEDGEPKTLADMIFSKMQGGAVSKGAEDEYEGPPDPRKGLNPKVVEVYSKVGYLLSRYKSGPLPKALKILPSLPHWAQLLALTKPTEWTPHATFACTKIFVSNLKPTEVRVFLEGVLLDKCREDMRMNNGKLNVHLYEALKKGLYKPAAFFKGILFPLCETGCSLKEAAIFASVLSKVSVPVLHSAAALLRLASMDYSGPNSLFIRILLDKKYALPYKVVDALVFHFIRLANSPRSKDGEDKLPVLWHQSLLVFVQRYASDLTPDQKDALLDVIRARPHPTISSEIRREIVNSVERGAPRPEDGEDVKMQ, encoded by the exons ATGCCCCGAGTAATTAAACCATCCAAACCACGACATGACCCTTTACATCTCGAGCtcgagggagatgaggccATCCGCAAGTTTGGACGTGTAGCCAAGcctgggaaaagaaaggcgaagaaggacgaggcCGACGAGGATGAGCCT AGAGCCGAAGATTCCAGGATGTCAAAAAAGATTTTGGATCTTGCAAGGGACCAGCAGGAAGAAATTGCTCGAGAGCTTGGACAGGATGAtgattgggaagatgaagaggagggagaagctGAACC GTCGAGACGTCCCCGAGACATTGCTCAAATAGCTtccgatgacgatgaggaggaggaattcTCGGATGGCGAAATCTCCGGTGGGGAAGAGTACGCTGAATTGCACATTGATCCCGCCGACCATGCTACACTCGATGCTTTGAACAGGGGCAGTGGCACAGTACCAATGGGACAAGACcagggcgaagaagatggagagccAAAGACATTGGCAGACATGATCTTTAGCAAAATGCAGGGAGGAGCGGTAAGCAAAGGtgctgaagatgaat ATGAAGGACCGCCCGACCCCAGGAAAGGGCTCAATCCTAAAGTCGTTGAAGTCTACAGCAAAGTCGgctatcttctttctcgttACAAGTCGGGCCCTCTACCCAAAGCTCTCAaaatccttccttctcttccccatTGGGCGCAACTCCTTGCCCTCACAAAACCGACAGAGTGGACCCCCCATGCTACTTTTGCTTGTACCAAGATCTTCGTCTCCAATTTGAAGCCAACAGAAGTCCGAGTATTCTTGGAAGGGGTTTTGCTGGACAAGTGTagggaggatatgagaatGAACAATGGAAAGCTGAACGTACACCTTTACGAGGCGCTCAAGAAGGGACTCTATAAACCcgctgccttcttcaagggcATCTTATTCCCACTTTGCGAG ACGGGCTGCTCATTGAAAGAAGCCGCCATATTCGCGTCCGTTCTTTCCAAGGTGTCTGTTCCTGTTCTTCACTCTGCAGCGGCCCTGCTCCGTCTTGCATCAATGGACTACTCAGGACCCAACTCGCTTTTCATCCGTATTCTCCTCGACAAAAAGTACGCGCTTCCCTACAAAGTGGTGGATGCACTGGTGTTCCACTTCATCAGATTAGCAAACTCACCGAGAAgtaaggatggagaggataaGCTGCCAGTCTTATGGCATCAGAGCTTATTGGTGTTTGTCCAACG ATATGCTTCTGATTTAACACCGGACCAAAAGGATGCCCTATTGGACGTTATCCGTGCTCGACCACACCCCACTATTTCCTCAGAGATCCGACGGGAGATCGTGAATAGCGTTGAAAGAGGTGCGCCTAGGCCtgaggatggggaggatgTCAAGATGCAGTAA